The following is a genomic window from Branchiostoma lanceolatum isolate klBraLanc5 chromosome 10, klBraLanc5.hap2, whole genome shotgun sequence.
tgtgatTGGCCAAAAGGGCGAGCTGTAGCGAAGTCGTACGGCACTACCActatagctacttgaaaaagcatcatgcttcacctcaagtgaggatgccttgaaacgaaacgaaacgaacaggggccattcccactacCTTTCTTGGCTAGGACGTGCTCCCCAGTTACATAATGTAATCTAACCTTGCATATGATGATTCCAAATCGTTAATGGCCTCCGCCTTGAGCTGCAGCGCCCTGTCTGAGAAGCCCTGGGCCTCCAGCTCGCTGGCGGCGAACCGTCGCCGGAACTCGTGCGTGGACTCTATGGAAGACACCGAGCTAGTCGTATATCCACTGTCCTGTTGAGttgtaaaataaaatagaaagaCAAAACGGTCTGATAAGGGTCCAACTCTTTGTTAGAAACCAGTTCTCAATCTAAGTAATTAAAAATTAAAACGCTTGTGTTGGGATGACTACCAAAGTTTACCAAGTACAACGACTAAGTCATTACGAAAGGCTAATCTTAAAATGCATGGTGTTCGTAAGGTTCTTGATTAGCTGATCATTTGCTGTTAGCGCTAAACACTTAGTACGTGTactttttttcatatatctattttgtgtgtttttcaccTTGTCCATGTCAGAGGAGTAACCCGTAATATCATGATactttttgaaaacaaaacgccCATGTTGGTATATTCGGATGATCAAAAACAAGGCTTTCTACGACTCGTTGAAAATAACGTTACCAAATAAGACGACGAAGTCATTACCAAAAGCTTAGCTTAAATTGCAAAAGTGTTCGTTAGGTTCTTGACTAGCTGACCATATCTATTTCGTATGTTTGTTCACCTTGTCCATGTCAGAGGAGATGATTGTCGACGTCTCCTCTGACGAAAACGCCCATGATGCATCGCTTTCTGATCTCGTGCCCAGGGTAATCTTGGTGAGAGGAGTCACCGCCGACTTGGGCGCCACCAGACGCTTCTTCCAGAGCAAGTTCTCCTCGTTTGAACCAACCATCGCTGCCGGAGCACTCTTCGATCTCTTGCTGAAGTATTTTGATCTTGACGGGTAATCAGTGTATATTCTTAGATACGTTGGACTGCAGGAACAAGAACATGGATTACAGCAATGTATAGTTCAATCTGTTTATGATATaggttataacgttacatgtagttttaggATTATCAGTTTTGTGATGAATTTCTAAAGGGCACATGTTTTTGCTGAATCTCCTTTGAAATTTACATCTATCCTGAAATAACTAATACCAACCTGTGTTGGTTTAGCCTGAGTTGGTTTTCAAAAACCTCTCTCTAATTAGATACTCCTTTAATAGAGAAAAGAGATACACAAATATTAGTCTGTGTAATGCAAACTCCTCTGTCCAGGGCTGCAAAGAGGGCCCTCCCCGCATTGGGTTGGGGGCCATATGTTGGACCGGCCACTATAGTGCGATTAAATCAGGCTCCATGAATGTTAATTAAACCAGCTTAACTCACGTTGAGTCAGACGCTTTCCTGGTGACAGTAAGAGGTCTGCTCTCCTCAGCCGCCAAGTTTTGACCAGTTTCCTTTTGCACCACCTGCAGGGTGCCGTACTTGTACAGCCGCCAGATGGCGTTGTCGTAGCCATGTTCTTTTAGAACGTCGTCATTGTACACCGTTTTCCGATGACTTGTAAGTAAATTGACAAGGGGCTCCTTGACGATGGAGGCGAAGTTTGTTCTattgggcaaaaaaaaacatgtcattttGCATGGCGAAGACAGAAATAAGTACAGCTTGTAATGTAATGATGCTAATGTTCGAAAGCTACTTAACAATAGTTATCTACCTCAATCTATTTTCCTATCATCATCAGATGTTGAGAGGTCCGTTTGTAACAAAATGGGAAGCTGGATAATTACTAAGACCATGACTTTCAACATCTGCATGACGATTCAAACTTCCAGTGATTAAAAATCAAACCAAGAAACCCAAACTACTTCAAAAACTACCGACTAACAAATGCATTGATAATGTTACAACCGAACTTACCAACAAACAACCTAACCGACTTGCAGGAATTGGTACATTATGCTACTGACTGTGCTTTCAATATTCTAAGCACCATTTATGATGGGTATAGCAAACCGTAAGAGCTAaattagaaatatatttttgtcacaATCAGAACCTCACCTATTGATGATGAAACAGGACACGCAGCTGAGAGTTACGATACTACAGGAGCTGTCCACGCCGCTCAGGAATCCCTCCTCGCCGAAAAAATCTCCTGGCAAGACAAAATATGCCCTGTGTTAGGTTGCCTCTTTACGTACAGAGCGTATTAACAAGAGTTCATCAGTGCTCCGGTCGAATTATGTTTGCTTCCCcacaatgtacaatatcatgTACTTTTAGTGAAGTGTAGCTCCAACAATTTCGAAGATCTTATGACGTTTCTAAATGATCACAAATCCCCATGAAGTGCCTTAATTAAGCTCTAAAGAATATTGCAGATCAAATACTTACAAGCTGTGTAGGTTTGAGTTGCTACTCATTTGAAATTCGTCAGCTACATCGAAATCAATATGGTTCATAATTCTAGATCACGGGAGTGAACACACTAAAAACAGACAATGAAATAGATCTAGATGTCATGTCGGCCCCGAAAGGTCCCGAAACTATGTATATACAGTAATCTACACTACATTTGAGGCTTAGATTTTAAAGTTTTTAGAGTCTTATCGGTACAGATCTGACTATTTCAAGTGTAAGAAGCAGCTATGTTACCTTCGTCCACGCGCCCAACTCTAAAAACTTCCTCGTTCCTGGTCTCTTCCACTGGAACCTGTCTAAGGCACTCACAGCGACCTGAAGGAATAAGTAATCGACTTTAATTGTTTTAAATACTTTATCATAAAGAAATATCAGTAGTTTTTCAGTACAGATTATTGTCATCGGCACTCGCGCTGGTAGTTTAAATACTTCGTTGCCGTAGTGTTGAAGTTGACTGAGTTAGATATGCTTAAAATTGCTGTGAAAATAGAAAATTCAAGCAGGAGTCTTAGCCCTTTATTCCTCAATTGTTCcgtctttttttcatttggaATCTAAATTGGGAATTTGCACTTCACTGGTAGTCTAGAAAGTTAATTTATTTGTCTTAGAGTGGGTATTGGTTTAGTGTGTTGGAAAACAGATTTTCATAACAAAATTCAGACAGCAGTTCTGACTCGTTTATTCTACTTGGTACACTCCTTTTTCCGCAGAAGTCTAAATTTAGCATCGCCTGCCATGCATGGTGCGAAACAGACCGCGTTCCATGTTTGCAACAACTCAACTGAAACACTCGCGCAAAGCAAGCTTGCTGACGGAGTGACTGCAGAATTTGTATACTGAGGTAGAAGGTGGCATTTTTCTCGGTCCAGCGATTGTTTCACGACCAATGACCGTACCTTACCATGTGTCATCGGAAATACACAATCGCGCCATTCCATAATGCCCCACGTCTACCACAATGCAACAGGTCTATGCTGAGTCGTTAAACAGACAGCTTTTTTTAGTTCATATTACATTCATACATCTAAGACATGTGACCCCTTATTATGCAATCGTCTCAGCCTTCTAcatctaacataattccactagccagggtacataattcggccaccctgaaaagatacgtgcAAACAGGATCTCCAACcaaacatcccccagtataatgcactccttttactgtgcatacctgggggatgctgcactagagatctctcaaacccactgttttcagattggtggatttatgtaacctaacGGATTAATGTCAATTAAGGTAATGAATACATCTGTTTGTAAGATATGATGACATTTTTAATCCAAGGTCACCTGCGTGACCTCTATTTGACCCCTGATGACCTACCTTTGACCAGCAGGAAGAGGTGATGTACCGGCTCACCCTGCCTCAGGATCAGCTTCCCCGCCGGATATTCCTGTCGACCAATCACAGTCATACATTAAGACATTTTGACAGAGAATATGCAAATGTTATTTGAGttttgagttttatttagatccacaattagcctcataagaggctattcttcctgCCGTCTAcacaatatttacacattacagtcgggatatacaaagacatacaacatgACAGTAGGGGACAAAAATTCCTTAAAAGCATTAATTACAGTTCAAAAGCAATAATTACAGTCCCACTATTTGCTAATTGCCGCCGGTCTTGTTCCATAGCTGAGCCATTCTGTACAGGAAGCGCCTTTTCTGAGAGTTGGATTTTGGTTTTGGAAGTCTGATTGTGTTCGTTCTGGTTGAGCGTGTTTGGTAGCTGTGGATGTCTGACTGGAATGTTAGTTTGTCATACAGGACCCTAGGTTGTTTGGTGAACATTATCCGTCTAAATGTGGCAAGGCTTTTCTGTTGAATTCTGTCCCTAACGGTCAGCCAGCCCAAGGTCTTCAGCATGGTTTCCACATGTGTGTCACGATCACAGCCCAGAGCGAGTCTTGCAGCCCTGTTCTGAATCACCTGTAGTCTTCTTATTttgttctgtgttgtgtttccCCATACTGAGCAACAGTAGTCTATGATGCTCAGTACACTATTATTGAAAGTGTGACTTCTTCAAATCCCTGTAACCAACATAGCACCTTTCTCGCTGTGCGAAAACTTAAATGTGGTTATTGTGACAGCGTTATCATTATTAGGTTGTATAGAATGATGGAATAGACACTTGTTATATTTTTTACTGCTTGTAccattgcaattagcctacgggctaGATTTTAAAATAATACTCAATACAAATTGTGCAAAGTGAGAAGAAACATTAACAAGTAGCAACTATAGAAATCTAGCCAAAACTAGAGAACATTATAGAACGTCTGAGGAGAAACTTTTACCCATGAAACAAAGAGGAAACATAGTCCCGGTTTCTTTTTTTACGGCAGACATGACGGGAGGGGCCCTAACAgaggacttttttttttaaatatccgATGTGATTGTTGCCACTGACTATATGCTGATTAGATACTTAGATAGATTAATCAAGGCCGTGGAAAaagctgtcatttgcattcaaaagcTTCTTTacttattttttttctcaatgaaGGCAGCGCCATATCACTGCGGCCACCGGTCACTGCGCAGCGGCGGCTAGTGCCGCTAAATATTCGACCTATGCATAGACACAACTATAAGATACTATACTCGGGTCAGATGTTATTGGCGTCAGTTTAATCCTATAGATCAGTTGCTAGGTAACCGTAGATGAGTAGGCACCGGCCGTGGTTGAACGCGATCACAGGAAAGACATGTCAACTTTTTATAATCTCTTCAGATTTATGTTTCAAGATTGACCACAAGGCAATAATTGGGTATATCCACTTCACTAGGATTCAGACATTTTAGGATGTCAGTCTTTTTTTCGTATAAAACGACTAATCAGGATGTTTCTTACAGTGTCTGTGACATATTAAACAGTCGGAAGAAGCGGTGATAAGATAATCAGATAAAGACTACCTGCATCACTCAACAGGCAAGTTTTACGTGTTCAACAACAAAGAGTCTCCCAAACAGAGGTGCTTTCATTCTGCGCCGCCATCCACGCACCAATGAGGCATATCTGAGTGTTTTCTGCCACCGTCAAAGGGGCTAGTGGCACGCAATAGTGCCCTCTTATTCAAGACACGTCGCTAGATTAGCACGGAAACGTCAGACAAACAAGAAGCAACGACTGTCTCACGTCTTCACCTGTTAGAAAAACAAAGTCGAACAGAACACTGTCTCAGCATGATTGATTCAGCACGTTGTCACGTAGTAACACATCAACTTAAAAATATGCGGCCATTATCATTCCATGACGTGTCTACAAAACCTCTCTGTTAGATGACGCACCtgtgtttacaaatgtttatctTTGTTGGCCAAACTTACtaaaaggacaaaaaaaaaacaccagacAAAAAGGCCATACGTCCAGTTAATTAcctgtatgtaatgttatgttttcgacgccgttcgtgtgtgtgtgtgtgtgtgtgtgtgtgtcggtgagtgtgtgtgtctgtgtgtgtaagtgtgtctgtgtgtgtggctgtgtatgtttgtgtgtaagtgtgcatgcgtatgtgtgtatgtttgtgtgtctgtgagtgtgtgtgtgtgtgtgtgtgtgtgcgtgtgtgtgtgtgtgtgtgtgtgtgtgtgtgtgtgtgtgtgtgtgtgtgtgtgtgtgtgagagtgtgtgtgtgtgtctgtgcatgggtgtatgtctgtgtgtctgtgattgtgttttttttctgtgtgtgtgtgtgtgtgtgtgtgtgtgtgtgtgtgtgtgtgtgtgtgtgtgtgtgtgtgtgtgtgtgtgtgtgtgtgtgtgtgtgtgtgctttctATAGTGTACTGCAGTCAGGCATTTTACTGGTATTGCTTGTGTTACTTTTATGAAGGGACTTATCCAATATAGCTCGCAGGGACATGGCAGCGGGATCGTCGTCTAGTAACATGGTGGCCTTAACAGTATTTCTAGCATGATTGCTTCTTTTTATTGATAGCCAGCTTTAAAAAGAGGAGTTACTTCGGTGACAGGTGTTTAGCATCCTAGTTCAAATGCCAATTGTGCAGTCAGTGTCTTGGCATTCAAAATGCGGCGACAGCAAAcaccaaattcaagatggcgacgcCCTTGAAAGTGTGTGAAGAGAGCAGTCCGGTTGTTaacaatttatcttcaataaaTGTAGAATTTTGAGGCATTTTTGCATCATTTACCCCGGTAATCAAAGAATTTCGATGTCCAGAAATTGTTAAGATGAAACATGTAAGGAAACGCTATGACTTCTTGGTGAACAATATCGGCGAAAATACTACTGAAACTGCTATATTTCTATGGTTAAAGAAAGTAAATTTTATTGCATGTTCTTATCCGCAGGCTAAATTATgtagatatctttttttttccaaaatcacaATAGAATTTTTACCCTAGAACACCCCATAGTTTCAGGGTGCAGAGCTTTGCAAACAAAGTAAGTAATACACACGGACGAAATGGAGCGAAACCGACCTGTCCTCTTTCCACAGACGATTTATTTCCCTGCGTGTAAGCTATGTGGAAAGACAAGCAAAGCGCCCTTAAGCGTGCAAACTGGGGAACAAGCTTTCCTCAATGCACGAACAACTTTCAACAATCAGAAACCTGTTAAAAGTACCGTTAACACAAAGGCTGACGTTGCCTTTGTATTCTGCTTCATAATTTAAAAACTCCTGACAGTGGAAAAATGATGATAAACCTATGAGTCTATCAACTTTAAGGCAAATAAACCTAAGTGTAGTATTAGTTCATGGGGGTTTAGAAGATTTGTCCGGTGGTAAGGTGGCGTGACAAAGCCCGTGTAAGCGCCCACAGGAACAAGAGTTTCTGTGTTGCCGTGGGTTTGCCTTACAAACGTCCACACGCTAAGCACGGCAAGAACCGGTAACCTAAAAATAACAACAGGACGGCACCAACAAATTGCTTGTAGAAGCCCCCTACtacaggagggcctgcatgccccctttacgtagagcgtaatcggccgttttaattttgcgtagagcgttgccgaccactccataatttagcgtagagcgtagggaggctttctgaatttagcgtaatacgtagccggccctccgaatttagcgtagagcgttgtcgggacccccccccccccatgtaggCCCTCCTACAGTGGGCATGGTAGCATTCTGCAAAAGAGGGAAGATTACCCGAATTGTCAGCTTGAATTGCAATTTATGCACATCAAACATAAAGCGATTATGACTAATTTCAACAAACCAGCTGTTCATATTTCGTTAAACTACAGCCAAAAGACAGCTGTTTGAAATAGTAGTAGGGTTGTCCAGAGTTTCATCATTCTTTTGTAGACATCGAGAGCTAGCTACCTATGTACGGAATATTGTAGATGTCGCGGTTTATTTCAGCGTTtcctatttcaaaattttacaaaaacaaaccTGTCATCTTTTTATAAGCggggacaaaaatgttaattacTTCTGGCCAAGTCTAATTCCTGAAAACTAATAAAAATCCATCGACTGGCTCTTAACAACTACAGTTAAGGAAATACAACAGTTGTTCGAATGAGCCAGATTTTCGCTATTTCGTTTGAAGAAGACCTGACTCCTCACCCCTCTCTCCATGTAAATAAAGGAAATCCGTTTTGCTGGGAGACGACATTCTGCCGTTGGTAGGCCACAACTATGCTGATGAAATAGCTGTAAACAGATCAACCTAACAAGCTTTATTCAGTCGGAGACTTCGTCAGTAACTTTTTATGAACATGTAATATGGTAATTAGTTTTCATGCTCAAATGTTTGAATTACTTGGGTAGTCTGTTAGATTTATTATACTTCTAGTTCGGCGAAATTCTTTCCGGACAAAAGGTATGCCCCTTCCTAGGTAGCGTATTCAGATACTGATAGTATTTCAACATTGAGAACATTTTGTCGTTTTGGTTTAGATACATACTTCAATGTAGGTAAGATAGTAGATTGCATAAGCTATAAAAAGTGAAATTAGACTTAGAATTCTTACCTGTTTTACTAGAACAGACATCAGCTTTTCTTTCTCCACCTTGGGCAGCGTTTTTAGCACACTGACGTTGTTCAGATaatgttctttttcttccttgTGTAATTTGGCGAGAGATTTAATTTTCTCGTGAAATTTCTGTCTATCTATGCGCAGAAACTCGCAGGGTTCGGTAGTGTACATGGTAGCGGGCGGAGCCAAGTCCCTGCTCGGGCCCTCCGGCGATACCATGCCGAGGAATTCCCCAACACCGTGCGCATAGATAATGTTGCTTTCGTGGACCTGCATGGAGTTTCGGCTCGGTTTGTCGTATGTGACTTCCACCGACCCGCTGAGGATGTAATAACAGGATAGTAGGTCTTCCTGGGGTTGTTTAGTGATGTACACGTTTTGGTCGTACGATTCGTACGTAACAACGTGGCTTATAGCGTCTTTCACGTATTTCAAACCGTTGTGAATCAGTTTCAAACCGTCTACTACCGGTCTCATGGACAACAATTCACTTGGAGTCAGATCCCGTTCCAAACTCACCGCGTTTCGCACCATAACTTTACGGGATTCCAGTGTGATCACCACCGAGCCCTGGGCAGCAAATAGCCGCTTGTTGAAAACCAACGGTCCCTCGTTCCTGGCCCTTCTTTCTGCATTCTTTTCCCTCGTCGTGTGTAGTTCTTTCATGAACTTATTCCGTTCGATGGATTTCTTAACGAGCTTCAACATATTGGAGATTTTTGAGGCCTCTCCTTTTAATTTACTTGGATGAAATGTTGTTGCAACAAACAAGGGAACTTCCGTATACACCGGAGTCGGTTTTCTTTGTTGTGGTCTCGGCGCGTTTCGTGTACTTCCTTGTCAACTTCCTGACAATATCATCGCACTTAACTGAAACGTTAAACTTGAGTCTTATCGTTGATAGTTGTTGTACCCTTACTTTTTTGTGAACGGCGTCGACATAGAAGAAACAGGACTGCCTTACTTACGCCAAGCTGCCTTTAAAGTAACTCGGTATGGTATTGTCTGCGGTAAAATGCACTTCCAAACAAGACAGCACAGTCACATGTATAGTTCTCTCGGTACGACAACAATGCACTGACACCCCTTGCTCCTCTGATTCCATTTGTCAACGACGATTTCTCGTATCAACTTGAAAGTCAACTTGAGAGTCATTTTCCATGCGCCGATGAGGAAGGCATCTCCGCGTGAGAAGCACCGCAGTCCTTTTCCAATTCCTGTTGGAATATTCTTAGCCACTACTATCCCTCCTCCGCCACACCGGACTCCAAAGTGTCGCCTGTCTTGTTCCCAACACGGTAAAAAATCGTGCCTGTGATTTTTCTCCCGCCCGGCCACCTGTCTCACGCTGAGCCCACAGGACGGGGAAACTAGACAAACAAGCCCGACCAAATCCTCCCCGCGCCGCCTCGCCCGCCTTTCATTACATTTCATGGGAACGGGAACAGGTATTGTTTGACCTTTGACAACAAGATGATCCCTCAATTTCAACCGGTAAGTCCCACTGACAAAGACGACACGCTGGGGCTAGTCCATCACATGTTTCGGAGGGGGAGTGTCAGTTTTTTACAGAACTTTTATATCACAACttgaatgtgtgtgtatattgtGAACAATTATTAATATGTACACTACACATCTGCGTTTCTTAAATGCCATTTTTACGATCTTAATTAATTTGTTGATCATCCGTAAGAAAACAAACGACAGAACAAGCCACCTGAGGAAAAAGGCGTGCGCGTGCAGGCTGCAGCCAAGCAAGCGTTGCTATCTCTCACGCAAGCGACCTGTACCCTAACAATAGCTAAGAACCTTTCCATTGTCCGGACTTGTCCTCGTCTCGGTAAGCCCGTTTCCGCATGAAGTCCCTATCTCTGTACACAAACACGTGCGGCATTCTCTATGTTTGTCGACACTAGGCCGTTCCTTTGAAAAGAGACCGAGGAAAGTGCATTCAAGGCTTCAGCTCAACGTAAACAAAGCAAGGACGGG
Proteins encoded in this region:
- the LOC136443098 gene encoding uncharacterized protein; its protein translation is MLKLVKKSIERNKFMKELHTTREKNAERRARNEGPLVFNKRLFAAQGSVVITLESRKVMVRNAVSLERDLTPSELLSMRPVVDGLKLIHNGLKYVKDAISHVVTYESYDQNVYITKQPQEDLLSCYYILSGSVEVTYDKPSRNSMQVHESNIIYAHGVGEFLGMVSPEGPSRDLAPPATMYTTEPCEFLRIDRQKFHEKIKSLAKLHKEEKEHYLNNVSVLKTLPKVEKEKLMSVLVKQEYPAGKLILRQGEPVHHLFLLVKGRCECLRQVPVEETRNEEVFRVGRVDEGDFFGEEGFLSGVDSSCSIVTLSCVSCFIINRTNFASIVKEPLVNLLTSHRKTVYNDDVLKEHGYDNAIWRLYKYGTLQVVQKETGQNLAAEESRPLTVTRKASDSTPTYLRIYTDYPSRSKYFSKRSKSAPAAMVGSNEENLLWKKRLVAPKSAVTPLTKITLGTRSESDASWAFSSEETSTIISSDMDKDSGYTTSSVSSIESTHEFRRRFAASELEAQGFSDRALQLKAEAINDLESSYARRQAMMDSEDEVGKMTKSKEPLEDESPTVLSILTNEDGNKEEEKWHTVIHDEHQLAEELLAVNRFRMMILRKRLGRYQSDRREEQKKLRERMEKSRESFQDKLQKLKEESERETDKSDTETKEKDQRPGKLVKRKARMAMLRRRASSQSLSRSSSQSSLVSLPDTPRTRTPVPTTPTTEGSYRSRSRRSSVTSESSVTAPPVLSRRSTTTLLERLPNATGRGSFTRTTTRERTRHPSSPLPVTARQVYTSGIV